AAACAATCTTTCCAAAAGCACCGCCGATAATGACACCGACCGCCAAATCGATCACGTTGCCTTTGACCGCAAACTCTCTAAATTCTTTTAATAGTCCCATAAAATATAAGGTTGGTTGAATGATTGTTTTAATATTCTAAAAATAATCCTGATCACCAACAAGAAGGATTCAATTTTAGAAAATCTTGAACTTTTGTTCCAATTAAAGCGAGAGTTTTTATCCAAAATCAGGAACAAAGCGCGATCAATTTTCCTTAACCTTGCAGCTATATTTTAAAATCAATGAAGCCACCGATTGCAATCCAAAAACCACAAGAACTCGAAATCCATGGTCACAAACGGATTGACCCATTTTATTGGATGAATGATCGAGAAAACCCAGAAGTCATTCAATATTTAGAGGAAGAAAATAACTACCTCAAAGAAGTAATGAGGCCAACCGAAAGTCTTCAAGATAAACTTTTTGAGGAAATGAAAGGGCGGATTAAAGAGGATGATCAGAGTGTTCCCTATTTCAAATCAGGATATTACTGGTATGTCAGGTACCAGACGGGCGACGAATATCCTATTTACTGTAGAAAAAAATCGTCCCTTGAATCTCCGGAGGAAATCATATTGGATGTCAATCAGCTTGCAAAAGGTAAATCATACTATCAAGTAGGGACAACCACCACTTCTCCTGATCAAACTATTCTTGCTTTTGCGGCAGATGAAATTGGTCGAAGAATCTATACGATCTTCTTCAAAAACCTTGAAACTGGAGAAATCCTAAAAGATAAAATCGCTCATGTGACTGGTAATTGTGTTTGGGCCGCAGACAACCAAACTCTTTTTTATTCCAAACAAGATGAGGAAACGCTAAGATCATTTCAGATTTACAGTCATAAACTAGGAGAAGATCCGGCTTCTGACCGATTGATTTTTGAAGAAAAAGATGAAGAATTCAGCTGTGTGGTTCACAAAACCAAATCTGAAAAATTCATCTTAATTCATTCAGAAAGCACCATTTCTTCAGAAATCCGTTTCATTTCTGCTGATCAACCTACTGCCGAATTTGAAGTTCTTCAGCCAAGAGTACCCCATTTAGAATATGCAGCAGATCATTTCGGAGAGTTTTTCTATATCCGAACCAACCATCAGGCACAAAACTTCAAATTAGTAAAAGCTCCAATCAGCTCCCCTTCCTTGAATTTTTGGGAGGATGTCATAGGACATCGAGCTAATGTCTTATTGGAAGACTTTGATCTTTTTTCTGATTTTTTGGTCACCCAAGAACGAACCAATGGCTTAACCCAGATTCAAATCAAGCCTTGGAATGAGGAAGGACATACCCTTCATTTTGAGGAAGAAACCTATACCGCTTGGATCAGCACCAATCCCGAATTCCACACCAAAACCTTACGTTTTGGATATAATTCGATGACAACACCAAGTTCGATTTTTGACTATGATATGGTTTCCAAGAATAAAACCCCACTCAAGCAACAAGAGGTGGTAGGTGGATATGATCCATTAGAGTATTATTCTGAGCGCATTTGGGCCAAAGCAAAAGACGGAGTTTCAATTCCGGTTTCCCTGGTATATAAGAAATCCCTATTTGAAAAAAATGGACAAAACCCTTTCCTACTTTATGCTTATGGGTCTTATGGCTATAGCATGGACGCCTATTTTTCCTCAAGCCGATTAAGCTTATTAGACAGAGGCTTTGTCTTTGCAATCGCTCACATCAGAGGAGGAGAAGATCTTGGAAGACATTGGTATGAAGATGGGAAACTCCTGAATAAGGAAAATACGTTCTCTGATTTTATCGCTTGTGCCGAACACGTTATCAGCTCAAATTATACGACAGCAGAACACCTTTACGCGATGGGAGGAAGTGCAGGTGGCCTTTTGATGGGTACTGTTATCAATTGGAAACCAGAGCTATTCCATGGGGTGATTGCGAATGTTCCTTTTGTAGATGTGGTTACAACCATGCTGGATGAAAGTATTCCATTAACCACCGGAGAATTTCAAGAGTGGGGCAATCCAAAAGAGGAGGAATATTATCATTACATGCTTTCCTATTCGCCATATGATAATATTGAAGCCAAAAACTATCCTAACCTGTTGATTACCTCAGGACTTCATGATTCTCAAGTTCAATATTGGGAACCTACCAAATGGGCTGCAAAACTAAGGTTACTGAAAACCGATCAAAACCTTCTCCTACTTCACACCAATATGGAAGCAGGACATGGAGGTGCTTCAGGTCGCTTTAATTCTTTGAAAGAACTTGCATTGGAATATGCGTTCCTTCTTTACTTAGAGAAAATAACCAGCTAATCCCATTTTAGGGTTAAAATAAAAACTAAAGAGCGGAAACTTATTCCGCTCTTTTACATTATTGAGTGAATAAATGTGTTCTAAAGTCGTGAAATGCGAATTTTTCCTAACTTTGGCGCCGAACCTATTTAACCCAATTCATGAAAATCGCCCTTATTGCGCATGATGGTAAGAAAGCCGACATGGTTCACTTTTTAAGTGGCTTTCGAGAATCCCTTCATCGCGGAGATATAGAGCTTGTGGCCACAGGGACCACAGGGTCACATATTGAAAAAGCAGGATTTCAGGTAGAACGCTTATTATCAGGTCCATTGGGAGGAGATGCTCAAATCGCAGCTCTTGCCGCGGAAAAAAAGCTTGCTGCCGTCATCTTTTTCAGGGACCCTTTGGACAAGCATCCACATGAGCCTGATGTACAGATGCTCATGAGAATCTGTGATGTGCATAACATTCCTTTGGCCACCAATCCAGCTTCCGCTGAGCTCATGTTTAAAGCCTTAACCCAAACCTATGGAAACTAAGAATATTAAAAAAATTGGTGTTTTGACCTCAGGCGGAGATGCCCCGGGAATGAATGCTGCCATCCGTGCTGCTGTTAGGGCCGGATTTTATTACGGATTAGAAATGTATGGAATCTACCGAGGATATGAAGGTATGATTCAAAATGATATTAAAAAGCTAGATTCAAAGAACATTACCCATGTCCTTGAGCGGGGTGGTACGTTTCTCAAATCAGCAAGATCAGAGGAATTTAGAACCCCAGAAGGCAGAAAAAAGGCCTATGAAAATCTCAAAAGTCATGGGATTGATGCCTTGGTTGTTATTGGTGGTGATGGTTCCTTGACCGGTGCTCATTTATTCTATCAAGAATATGGAATCCCTGCGGTAGGATTGCCAGGAACCATCGATAATGATCTTTCTGGAACTGACCTAACCATCGGATTTGATACAGCCTGCAATACTGCGATCGAAGCCATCGATAAAATCCGAGATACAGCTACTTCTCATGATCGACTGTTTTTTGTGGAAGTGATGGGTCGAGATGCAGGTTTTATTGCAATCAATGCCGGTGTAGGAAGTGCTGCAGCCGCGATTTTGATTCCAGAACGAAAAACTCCAATCGAAACATTGGTTGAAAAACTCAAAACAAGAACCAAAGCAAAAAAATCTTCCAACATTGTCATTGTTGCTGAAGGCGGAAAAAGCGGTTCTGCTCAAGAAATCGCAGATAAAGTAGCCAAGTATCTTCCTTACTATGACATCAAAGTAACCATCCTTGGACACTTACAGCGAGGCGGTGCTCCAACATGCTTTGATCGTCTTTTAGCATCCAAACTTGGAGTGGCTGCTGTCGAAGGTTTAATGCAAGGCAAATATGATGTCATGGCTGGGTTGATCAACAACAAAGTGGTTTACACTCCAATTGTCAAAGCAATCGTTGGGGATAAAGAAATTGATGAAGAAGATTTGAGAGTGGCAAATATCCTTTCCA
Above is a window of Algoriphagus sanaruensis DNA encoding:
- a CDS encoding S9 family peptidase, which codes for MKPPIAIQKPQELEIHGHKRIDPFYWMNDRENPEVIQYLEEENNYLKEVMRPTESLQDKLFEEMKGRIKEDDQSVPYFKSGYYWYVRYQTGDEYPIYCRKKSSLESPEEIILDVNQLAKGKSYYQVGTTTTSPDQTILAFAADEIGRRIYTIFFKNLETGEILKDKIAHVTGNCVWAADNQTLFYSKQDEETLRSFQIYSHKLGEDPASDRLIFEEKDEEFSCVVHKTKSEKFILIHSESTISSEIRFISADQPTAEFEVLQPRVPHLEYAADHFGEFFYIRTNHQAQNFKLVKAPISSPSLNFWEDVIGHRANVLLEDFDLFSDFLVTQERTNGLTQIQIKPWNEEGHTLHFEEETYTAWISTNPEFHTKTLRFGYNSMTTPSSIFDYDMVSKNKTPLKQQEVVGGYDPLEYYSERIWAKAKDGVSIPVSLVYKKSLFEKNGQNPFLLYAYGSYGYSMDAYFSSSRLSLLDRGFVFAIAHIRGGEDLGRHWYEDGKLLNKENTFSDFIACAEHVISSNYTTAEHLYAMGGSAGGLLMGTVINWKPELFHGVIANVPFVDVVTTMLDESIPLTTGEFQEWGNPKEEEYYHYMLSYSPYDNIEAKNYPNLLITSGLHDSQVQYWEPTKWAAKLRLLKTDQNLLLLHTNMEAGHGGASGRFNSLKELALEYAFLLYLEKITS
- a CDS encoding methylglyoxal synthase; amino-acid sequence: MKIALIAHDGKKADMVHFLSGFRESLHRGDIELVATGTTGSHIEKAGFQVERLLSGPLGGDAQIAALAAEKKLAAVIFFRDPLDKHPHEPDVQMLMRICDVHNIPLATNPASAELMFKALTQTYGN
- the pfkA gene encoding 6-phosphofructokinase translates to METKNIKKIGVLTSGGDAPGMNAAIRAAVRAGFYYGLEMYGIYRGYEGMIQNDIKKLDSKNITHVLERGGTFLKSARSEEFRTPEGRKKAYENLKSHGIDALVVIGGDGSLTGAHLFYQEYGIPAVGLPGTIDNDLSGTDLTIGFDTACNTAIEAIDKIRDTATSHDRLFFVEVMGRDAGFIAINAGVGSAAAAILIPERKTPIETLVEKLKTRTKAKKSSNIVIVAEGGKSGSAQEIADKVAKYLPYYDIKVTILGHLQRGGAPTCFDRLLASKLGVAAVEGLMQGKYDVMAGLINNKVVYTPIVKAIVGDKEIDEEDLRVANILST